Proteins co-encoded in one Metabacillus sp. KUDC1714 genomic window:
- a CDS encoding class I SAM-dependent methyltransferase yields MNYLNLLSLLGIGGAHPGGIMLTKKIFESEQFPLDSTILDAGCGTGQTTSYLHQLGYQITGLDINTQMIEHAKNRNLNLNFDIPYMNEDLSHTTVPNDTYDLILCESVLNFTSLPNTLPELSRILKPGGIVVAIEMIRNAPLTTEEELELTAFYGCEHIYSISEWNNLFTEYELPIYKHLSQLDLTFDDNEPTTEFSPIKSIPDHAFILLSEHERLTIKYANKLSYCVFFARKKRNN; encoded by the coding sequence ATGAATTATTTAAATCTGTTATCTTTATTAGGTATCGGTGGTGCACATCCCGGTGGAATAATGCTAACAAAAAAAATTTTTGAAAGTGAACAATTCCCATTAGATAGTACGATACTTGACGCTGGTTGTGGAACAGGACAAACGACAAGCTATTTGCACCAATTAGGTTATCAAATAACTGGGTTGGACATTAACACACAAATGATTGAACATGCAAAAAATAGAAACCTCAACTTAAATTTTGATATACCTTATATGAATGAAGATCTTTCACATACGACTGTTCCTAACGATACGTATGATCTTATTTTATGTGAATCTGTATTGAATTTCACCTCGCTTCCAAACACTTTACCGGAACTTTCACGCATATTAAAGCCAGGAGGTATAGTGGTCGCGATTGAGATGATTCGAAATGCCCCGCTTACAACAGAGGAAGAATTAGAACTTACAGCATTTTACGGATGTGAACATATATATTCCATAAGTGAATGGAATAATCTATTTACTGAATATGAGCTACCAATTTATAAGCATTTATCACAGCTAGATCTTACTTTTGATGATAATGAACCTACCACAGAATTTAGCCCAATTAAATCAATTCCCGATCACGCTTTCATACTTCTTTCTGAACATGAAAGACTAACAATAAAATACGCTA